A genomic window from Elaeis guineensis isolate ETL-2024a chromosome 3, EG11, whole genome shotgun sequence includes:
- the LOC105040910 gene encoding structural maintenance of chromosomes flexible hinge domain-containing protein GMI1, with translation MANRRSCKRALVEFLDGNDDNDAEKVYRFQILLPNGISTRIALHDPVEEMLIDEFIYHIRKEVEKSAKTAHGERRRILWNEDIYLEDMHDNKIKKKLCFRHFKINKCHILRLHDGAGRSVNTFQNMWDLTPDTDLLAELPAEYTFETALADLIDNSLQAVWSNGSGERRLVSVMINEQKIVIFDSGPGMDGSDENSISKWGRMGSSNHRPSRQMAIGGKAPYLMPFFGMFGYGGPIASMHLGRHAVVSSKTKESKKVYTLHLSRDALLNKSTHKCIWMTDGGIRDPLEEEIKISPHGSFTRVEIQDLKIRFSDTFKLQCFLKDIYFPYIQCDEEHTSRKTTMPIEFQVNGTDLAEVQGGEVAVTNLHSCHGPDFVLQLHFVLNQENIASKSPGSVVCRQANARLRCVYFPIVEGKESIERIIEKLEEDGYGIKENFENFCRVSIRRLGRLLPDARWQPLPFMEAKQRKGDKGQLLKRCCKRVKCFVETDAGFSPTPSKTDLAHHDPLTLALRNFGYKPSARESEAIIKIQKDGKPLNLSQLEKEYQDWIIQMHDRYDQEIDGGEDEPVLVINPCNKKKLGITSDVVRVHRAIRRKGLSWKSGQKVKILKGAVGCPKNNLYATLEYILVEGFQGDVGGEACLICRPLGFPQEQGCSLILADGNASLDIQNSLSFPISVIDTGKFQAIDVTSWNFQLAKQKGKVPSAIDILTGKECCLLQIDGELPVEAPVTAGCVPPAEIVAVIRPESFIHSSSPNSLDQKYVLKDELEMSMKIRHMHESQGCQNVEFVHAEYMKPSSRNGIHGLYIYSLRQKHPDLFCKAGVYIFLFSVVCKDLSCKQLEVRVTVKPDLRVQKWRVMHDDHGPLTDNSSLVVRVGSYISYLSVGCFDLYSNQIPFSSLPEVVVKIYANKLVLVRVDKMKMVLSPNQLLLEITDMLIESHYLDMIRPSNEAMLEVSSQDRVLSTTVACKVMPGPPSSVEMQSTPGLEKNLAPGKVIDKLVLEMFDAYGNHVEGGVEVSIHLDGLRFQDHLGSIRKVNNQGCVTLSGLLKVAAGYGSKVCLSVFSDGKLVFEKMLQVVMRELRVASGVPGYCKAGSHLENVVFEIFDSDGVVDETIHGQHHTLTIKSEPRKLDDTIQYTFQHGRCIVPVIPVPQESGTFHIVAFHTHFPDLQTSIEIYVMQAPKLELATVTDLGASIYQSQFSNDSISLVQESSECPSSQMDLFVQSIMDDAKKLDDGMAEVGLRIRERESKLKMLNDQKTQIGKEIYDLQGTPYYWLSRYATSISDPISGTMLVQHWYMCYWGWLGIPRMDASATLSPGLIQYHILVLMGPQHSSQVDSLINAKEQITKQIEGKSDTAAAVFCNLSKAIQIQEPQKHFMEDVVGLVSLLGTVSNGNLSRIFAEYLGENYMLAIVCKSYEAASALEKYGEDGKVNRNSALHEVAANLGITINRRFSVICLEEIRPYKGEIINNDPQRWLALPDPLLQSGETPAGFIGYAVNMINLDIQCLNTRTAKGYGLRETLFYRLFGKLQVYQTREHMRVAKTCIKHGAISLDGGIMRENGIILLGDCEPEVVFPVIIFQSPMALSGNMIDVHKKMEEKKCFLEVIDEQMTKEIEAHAKELARFKKKSERLCEVLARKKILDDLLESPP, from the exons ATGGCAAATAGAAGGTCCTGCAAAAGGGCTCTTGTTGAATTCTTGGATGGCAATGATGATAATGATGCTGAAAAAGTGTACAGGTTTCAGATTCTGTTGCCAAATGGCATAAGTACGCGCATAGCACTTCATGATCCAGTGGAGGAGATGCTTATTGATGAGTTTATATACCATATAAGAAAGGAGGTGGAAAAATCTGCAAAAACGGCACATGGAGAAAGACGGAGGATTCTGTGGAATgaagacatatatcttgaagataTGCATGATAACAAGATTAAAAAGAAATTATGTTTCAGACATTTTAAAATCAATAAATGTCACATATTAAGGCTTCAT GACGGTGCAGGGCGATCTGTTAATACTTTTCAG AACATGTGGGACTTGACACCGGACACAGACCTTCTGGCAGAACTTCCAGCAGAGTATACATTTGAAACTGCCCTTGCCGACTTGATT GATAATTCATTGCAGGCTGTGTGGTCTAATGGTTCTGGTGAAAGGAGGCTTGTTAG TGTAATGATCAATGAACAGAAGATTGTGATTTTTGATAGTGGCCCTGGAATGGATGGTAGTGATGAAAACTCTATATCAAAGTG GGGAAGGATGGGTTCATCCAATCACAGGCCATCCAGGCAAATGGCTATTGGTGGAAAAGCCCCATATTTGATG CCTTTCTTCGGTATGTTTGGTTATGGCGGGCCAATTGCTTCAATGCATTTGGGAAG GCATGCTGTGGTTTCTTCCAAGACTAAAGAGTCCAAGAAAGTGTATACTCTTCATCTTTCAAGAGATGCTTTGCTAAACAAATCTACTCATAAATGTATTTGGATG ACTGATGGTGGTATTAGGGATCCCTTGGAGGAGGAAATCAAAATATCACCTCATGGAAGCTTTACCCGG GTTGAAATCCAAGATCTAAAGATTAGGTTCTCAGACACGTTTAAACTTCAATGTTTTCTGAAGGATATCTACTTTCCATACATCCAG TGTGATGAAGAGCACACCTCAAGAAAAACGACCATGCCTATCGAATTCCAG GTGAATGGCACTGATTTAGCTGAAGTTCAAGGAGGGGAGGTTGCAGTCACTAATCTGCATTCATGCCATGGTCCTGATTTTGTTTTACAATTGCATTTTGTGCTAAATCAAGAAAACATAGCATCCAAGAGCCCTG GTTCGGTTGTTTGTCGACAAGCCAATGCACGATTGAGATGTGTTTACTTTCCAATTGTTGag GGAAAAGAAAGCATTGAAAGAATTATCGAAAAGCTCGAGGAAGATGGATATGGGATAAAAGAAAACTTTGAAAACTTCTGTCGTGTATCTATACGTAGACTTGGTCGTCTACTTCCTGATGCTAGATGG CAACCACTACCTTTCATGGAAGCAAAACAAAGAAAGGGGGATAAAGGACAACTGTTGAAGAGATGCTGCAAGAGGGTCAAATGCTTTGTTG AGACTGATGCTGGCTTTTCTCCAACACCATCTAAG ACTGACTTGGCTCATCACGACCCCTTAACACTGGCATTGAGGAATTTTGGTTATAAGCCTTCTGCAAGAGAATCAG AGGCAATTATTAAAATACAAAAAGATGGAAAACCATTGAATTTGTCACAACTGGAGAAGGAGTATCAAGATTGGATAATACAGATGCATGATAGATATGATCAAGAAATAGATGGTGGTGAGGATGAACCTGTTCTTGTTATTAACCCTTGCAATAAAAAGAAGCTTGGCATAACATCTGATG TTGTAAGAGTGCATCGAGCTATTAGAAGGAAGGGGTTATCATGGAAATCAGGCCAGAAGGTTAAAATTCTTAAAGGAGCAGTTGGCTGCCCAAAAAACAATCTCTATGCAACATTAGAGTATATCTTGGTTGAAGGATTTCAAGGAGATGTGGGTG GGGAAGCATGCCTGATTTGCAG GCCTTTGGGTTTCCCACAAGAACAAGGATGCTCTCTTATTTTAGCTGATGGAAATGCAAGTTTAGACATACAAAATTCTCTATCCTTTCCTATAAGTGTAATAGATACTGGGAAG TTTCAAGCCATTGATGTTACTTCATGGAATTTCCAACTGGCAAAGCAGAAGGGGAAGGTTCCTTCTGCAATTGACATACTGACTGGTAAAGAATGTTGCCTGCTTCAGATTGATGGG GAACTACCTGTTGAAGCTCCAGTAACTGCTGGTTGTGTTCCTCCTGCTGAAATCGTAGCAGTTATTAGACCAGAAAGTTTTATTCATTCCAGTTCTCCTAATAGCTTAGATCAGAAATATGTTTTGAAGGATGAACTGGAGATGTCTATGAAAATTAGACATATGCATGAGAGTCAAGGTTGTCAAAATGTCGAATTTGTTCATGCAGAATACATGAAACCTTCCTCACGCAATGGGATTCatggattatatatatattctctgcGACAAAAACATCCTGATCTCTTCTGCAAAGCTGGTGTCTATATATTTTTGTTCTCGGTT GTTTGTAAGGATTTAAGCTGCAAACAACTAGAAGTAAGGGTAACTGTTAAGCCTGATTTAAGGGTACAAAAGTGGAGAGTTATGCATGATGACCATGGCCCTCTTACTGATAATTCATCTCTCGTCGTTCG GGTTGGTTCTTATATTTCATACCTTTCTGTTGGATGCTTTGATCTATACTCAAATCAAATTCCATTCTCCAGTCTTCCTGAAGTTGTGGTTAAAATATATGCAAATAAGCTTGTACTTGTCCGTGTTGACAAAATGAAGATGGTGCTATCACCTAATCAGTTGTTACTGGAAATCACA GATATGCTGATTGAAAGCCATTATTTGGATATGATTAGACCTAGTAATGAAGCTATGTTGGAGGTATCTTCCCAAGATAGAGTGCTGTCTACTACAGTTGCTTGCAAAG TCATGCCGGGTCCTCCATCCTCTGTTGAGATGCAAAGTACTCCTGGATTGGAAAAGAATTTAGCTCCTGGCAAAGTTATTGACAAGCTTGTGTTGGAG ATGTTTGATGCTTATGGTAATCATGTTGAAGGAGGAGTAGAAGTCTCCATCCATCTTGATGGACTTCGTTTTCAAGACCACTTGGGTTCAATTCGGAAg GTGAACAATCAAGGTTGTGTGACCCTCAGTGGTCTACTGAAAGTAGCAGCTGGCTATGGCTCAAAGG TATGTCTTTCTGTTTTTTCTGATGGCAAATTGGTTTTTGAGAAGATGCTCCAAGTGGTGATGAGGGAATTGAGAGTGGCGTCGGGG GTTCCTGGCTATTGTAAAGCAGGTTCCCATTTGGAGAATGTTGTCTTTGAAATTTTTGATTCTGATGGCGTAGTAGATGAAACCATACATGGTCAACATCACACACTTACAATAAAGTCGGAACCACGGAAATTGGATGACACAATTCAGTATACTTTCCAGCATGGCCGGTGCATCGTGCCTGTTATTCCAGTTCCTCAAGAATCCGGGACATTCCACATTGTGGCTTTTCATACACATTTCCCTGATCTGCAAACCAGCATTGAG ATCTATGTTATGCAAGCTCCTAAATTAGAGTTAGCCACTGTGACAGATCTGGGTGCTAGCATCTATCAATCTCAGTTTTCGAATGATAGTATCTCACTCGTACAGGAATCATCAGAATGCCCCTCCAGTCAGATGGACCTTTTTGTCCAGTCGATAATGGATGATGCCAAG AAACTTGATGATGGCATGGCTGAAGTGGGGCTGCGGATAAGAGAACGTGAGAGCAAACTAAAAATGCTCAATGATCAAAAGACACAGATTGGAAAAGAAATTTATGATCTGCAAG GTACTCCATATTACTGGTTATCAAGGTACGCCACCTCGATATCAGACCCTATATCGGGTACCATGCTGGTACAGCATTGGTATATGTGTTATTGGGGTTGGCTTGGTATTCCAAGAATGGATGCTTCCGCTACACTGAGTCCTGGTTTGATACAGTATCATATACTTG TTCTGATGGGACCTCAACACTCGAGTCAGGTTGACTCATTGATTAATGCCAAAGAACAAATCACCAAACAAATAGAAGGGAAAAGTGATACTGCTGCTGCTGTTTTCTGCAATCTCTCcaaggccattcaaattcaagaaCCTCAAAAACACTTTATGGAAGATGTTGTTGGCCTTGTTTCCCTTCTTGGAACAGTTAGCAATGGTAACCTCAGTAG GATATTTGCTGAGTATTTGGGTGAAAATTACATGCTTGCAATTGTCTGCAAGTCATATGAAGCTGCAAGCGCTTTGGAGAAGTATGGTGAGGATGGAAAAGTTAATCGGAATTCTGCTCTCCATGAAGTAGCAGCTAATCTTGGAATCACGATAAATAGGCGATTCTCTGTGATTTGCCTTGAAGAGATAAG GCCATATAAAGGTGAGATCATAAATAACGATCCTCAAAGGTGGCTCGCATTGCCTGATCCACTTCTACAGTCGGGTGAGACCCCAGCTGGATTTATAGGATATGCAGTGAATATGATCAACCTTGACATCCAATGCCTAAATACAAGAACAGCTAAAGGTTATGGTCTTCGGGAGACCTTGTTTTATCGGCTGTTTGGAAAGCTGCAGGTGTATCAAACCAGGGAACATATGAGAGTGGCCAAAACCTGTATAAAGCATGGTGCAATTTCTCTAGATGGTGGGATTATGAGAGAGAATGGAATTATTTTGCTTGGAGACTG